In Triticum urartu cultivar G1812 chromosome 6, Tu2.1, whole genome shotgun sequence, the following proteins share a genomic window:
- the LOC125512562 gene encoding putative HVA22-like protein g: MPTVVERFVDWTVSCLPMYGEAKLLLIIYLWHHNTRGAGHMYDGFLHPLVAWHEADIDRGLLDLRARERDVTASQLKAAAAIGQVFCHSCRPRDQAGKVPRIDE, from the exons ATGCCGACGGTCGTCGAGAGGTTCGTGGACTGGACGGTGTCGTGTCTGCCGATGTACGGAGAGGCGAAGCTGCTGCTCATCATCTACCTTTGGCACCACAACACACGG GGTGCGGGGCACATGTATGATGGCTTCCTCCATCCGCTGGTGGCGTGGCACGAGGCCGACATTGACCGGGGCCTTCTTGATCTGAGGGCTAGGGAGAGGGACGTGACGGCATCACAACTCAAGGCGGCAGCTGCCATCGGTCAAGTGTTTTGTCACAGCTGCAGGCCACGAGATCAGGCCGGGAAGGTGCCACGCATTGACGAGTGA